Within the Channa argus isolate prfri chromosome 12, Channa argus male v1.0, whole genome shotgun sequence genome, the region atctgaactgggagctggttccacaggagaggagcttgatagctaaaggctctacctcccattctacttttggaaattctgggaaccacaagtaggcctgcattctgagagcgaagtggtctactgggatgatatggtgctatgaggtcttctatatatgatggagcctgaccattcagagctttatatgtaagaagcagggttttaaattctattctaaatttaatgggaagccaatggagagaagctagtgaaggtgaaatatgatctctcttgctagttccagtcagcactcttgctgcagcattttggattaattgaagggtTAGGGCAAAGGGCCACAGAATGCAtaaattaaaagtgtttttacaaaGATGGCCATACAAGAGTGTACCAGTGTACTGTAAAACCTCTGAACCAGTCAATCAGAGACCAGTGCCAGTTGCTGTGGAAGTTGAAAATGTTATTCCAGTCATTTAACCTCTCTGCTTTGTGTCTCTACTTTATTCCTGACAAACATCACAGCTGAGACTGGAGAAAATATCACTCTGCAATGTCGAGATCACAGCAACACCCCCATCACAACTGTGAAGTGGACCATGGTTAACAAAGAAGATTACGTGTTTTTATACCGTGATGGAAGGTCTATTCCTGACAACCAGGATCGAGGTTATACGAACTGGGTGCAGCTCAAGGACAGTGAGATGAAGGATGGAGTAGCGTCCTTGATTCTAAAGAATGTGATGAATATTCACAGTGGCACATACGAGTGTTGGATCaatcagagagacaaaaaacaagaaatatcaTCAACCTGTATGTTAAACCaccaggtgagtgtgtgtgtgtgtgtggatcagaggtgaagctgcttcctggttgttgatgtgagagtgaaccctcacagatcagatgtttgtgttttctaaagatgttgctgatgagactttgtagcaatgtctgacaggagtttgaagaaaaaatggattcatcacctacctgacaactcacacctcacatctcattctcttctcacaggTGCTGGAGCTGGAATGCAATTGGTTGGAGGAGACACTAACATCAATCTTGAACTGGCAGTTGCTCTGCCACTTGTTAgtgtgctttttgttgttgtagctgttgtaagttttgttttgtttttccccaaaGTTTGTTTCACACATGGAAAAACTCATATGAACTTCCTGGTGATGAAGCAGGTGCCTATCAGCTAGTGTCCAATGTCAGATCTCTTTACTACTGAatctcctgctgctgtttcaaCATGTAGAATCAACTAAACTGAAGCCAACAATGGTGAACACCAAACAGTTAGTGAAGAGGCTACAATCATCATCTGAATGTTACTTCAAGTTAACCTTTGTGTTCTATTCTGTTCAATTACAGAACACATAGAGCTTATCGATTTTCATCATTTGAGCAAACACTATAAAGTTAAGTAAGATGTCCTTCCCTGTTCAAAAACTTGCACATTTAGTAaagatttctttatttcagcTTCAATCTCAATTAATAATGTAGCTGCAGGGTTTATGTTTCGTTTCTTTCTAAAATCTTCCCAGTAGAACCAGTCTGACCTGTTCTACATGTTGATGCAGGTCTGAACTGAGCAGGAACAAAAAGCAGCCAAACCGTCACACAGCAACTGAACATTGCTCTGTGTCTGAAAACATGTAGCTAATGATAAAACCTCAGACCTGGTCACTGATCTTCTTTAACTGTGACTCTGAAACTTGGGAATGAAGAATGAGTCTGATCTGACATTGGAGAGCAAACAAAGAACatttacagctttaatttagaagatgttcactttgacatgaatATAAagagttcttttattttttttaaccatagtTACAGGTGTGCTTTGTTTAAGCTGCAGTATAGGATCTGTTTCTGGTACATATTAAAGACAATAAAGGTAATATAACTGGTTTTTAAAGTCTATTTGTCATTTCCTTGTTTTtggaactcctaatgatgaaaaactcctttgggtgatgtcatctggaggaagtttttagctagaagcagacaaacatgttaatatagggaagttagagggaggtttaaaagcattaatgtacatttacaccctaaactaaagccatagaaagcaagtggaaaattggtgaagttgccgtTTAAACCAGAACTGATAATTCATTTATTGGTTAACTAGCTTCACTACTGAAGTTAATTCTTTGAGGAACTTGTTGGTTATTGTGTCTCTGTGGTCTGATACAGATTGATTTTAAAGGAGGATGTTGTACAACCACAGATGTTGCAGAAAAAACAGGTTAGACATCTTCACGGATTATGTCACATTACTTTTACTCAcactatttttcttttgttatcatatcagttttaaactttaaaataaactaaaaactaaagaaCAATCAACATCCTGACGTCTGCCATCATTTCAGCACCAACTGAAGCAAAACTGTGAGCAGGGGACAGTTTGTATGTACAACTAACAACTCTCAGGTATAAAATTTCAGAGTTaccatttactttacttttacatttggcTGAACAGGTTGGTGGTCCTGCATCTTTTGTGCTTGAGCGTTTGTAGccatcatttattttgaaacagtGGAAATATCCCTGTAAATGAGgatcaggaaaaataaaagtaaatgacTGCTACAGAGCTTACAGAGTTTCTTTTCATGTTATAAACGGTgggtgacaaaaacaaaactgttgttCCACTCTGatctggtggctcaatgggtagatcTTCAGGTTTAGATACAGAAGGTGGTGGGATTGAATCCCAGCACATCAGGtatggccctgcccagccaccaagggccaccttggtgctggtcctaagcccggataaaaatgggatggttgtggcaggaagggtcTTTTTTAAGGTGTTTCATGCAAAAATTCAGAGTAATGAACCTCAGCCCATATTTAGTTGCTCTTTATAATTAATGATGCTGCCTGTAGCTAATACACACCATAAGTTCTAAGCTCCTGAATTacacaagtttttttattttactcacaGGGGTCTGTGACATCAACATTGATGATGCTGGAACATGAGTGTGATCTCTGACTTTTGAATTAGCATCTCCTGGTTTTgctttgtcccttcaggggtcgctacagcagaacgtgttccatAAATCCTCCTTTTGTTTACTGCCTTTTCAAAGCCTTTTGTACAGTTTTAacactgtgtttatttagtatttcactgtttactttatcctttttgtttattgttctgttttacaGTTTATAATAAATTGCTATTTTTGCTGCTCTCTATTAAGACTCACCCTCGAACACATTTTATGTtcttatatattataaaaaataaaggggaataaaaacatattgaatAAACTTATTGATATCAGTGGTtgtgaatgagcaaataaagaCCTGAGGTGATTTTAAATCCAGTCCagaattcaaaatgaactaagGACTAGGAAGACGTGCATaagatattatatttattaataattatgttaattataCACATTTTTGTGACTTGGCTGTGGTTTATCGCCGCTGGTGTTTCATGTTTACTTTTCTGTGGTGGTTTGGACTGAactcatctgtaaatggaacaGATTGATTTGATTGAGCTTGTCTGAAGTTATGTAATGAGAtgtatggttttgtttttggaggGAATGTGGATCCACAGCCTCATAATCTGTCTGTGCCCCCTCAGACTCAGGGTTGGTTGCTTGTGTTGGGGCAGCTGGAGGTAGCCCACCAGTCCCAGGTTAGCAGGGTCGATTTGAgaatttattatgaaatattttaacagtgtCAGTCATTTGATGGTTTACCTCTGTGATCTAATGTAACCGAGCTATTtcctgccacctgctggagagAAACTGAAAGGCCATAAAAGGAGGAAGTAGGGGGCTTCTTTGACCAAATGTGTGATGATCTCATATCAAGTCGTACAATGGACCCAACAActcttcagtttttcctctgtaaGTACCATCTGTATGATATGAATAACTAGAGCTAAAGAATGTTAAGGGAGTTGATGACAAGTGGTTGTAAGAAAAAATGCGAATTAAACAATATTATACTTATCAACATCAAGAAAAAAGGTAACAGATCAAAATCTGGAATGTAACAAAACGgagggaaaatgttttgttgagtAGCTGAAGTTGGTCACAGTAGAgcagcatttgaaaaaaatagatATATAAATAATCTCTTAAAAATATAAGATATAGATAAAACCTCCGTTATGATCAATGTCCACATTTTACTTGTAGACAGATTAAAGGTTAAGTAAGTaagttctcagtcatccaggtttgatTATCTGAAGGTTGAGTCACGTCTCATGgaattctttctttctgcttgaTTTAGAATCTCGGTTGTTCCGAAGTTAATTGCTGTATTTCTACTTCATAGTGCTTCAAATGTCTTCGGTGGCTGATTGTTTGACTACTGAGCAATGCTGCTGTAATATGTGCagaatatgcaaaaataaactaaacttaaCTAAAAAACCTTTTGTCTGGATTCCAGCACcagctttttaaatgcattagcTTTAATGGAGCCTTCATAGATGTGTACAATACAATTTGTAAAgttcaacatttaatatttacaatcaATAATCAGTTTCAAGTAATATGcaataatttggaaaaaaagaaaacctgtgtGTGGAATACTAGAAGTGTTCCTGCTTTGTAAAAGATGAGaagcatatttttatatttggcGTCAAACTATTTTACAGCATCTTGAGTGTCATTATTTTAGAAGAAAGTTCTAGTACGAACATTTATTCAGATggttgcagttttattttaattaatcttttaaaGAAGGTAAGAGAAGTTTCATCTTGTCCTAAATATTTTAGTATTGAGATGTGAGCTGctatttaaacataaattaaaataaattcaataaaatttCGTTTAAATACTGCAGTGAGCTTCATTAATCAAGTGTCCAAGAACGACTTTTACAAAAACTTATCACAAATGGTTTAAAACCATCAGCAGTCACGTTTCATAAAAGCTCAAAaacccatttccagaaaaactGGGATGCTGCATGAAATGGAAATTTAAGgcagaaataaattaaactgaaaaacattttgtctggaCAACAGCACAACCTTTTGAAATCCATTAGCTTTAATGGAGCCTTCATAGATGTGCGAGGAACCACATCTGtgtaaaatacaatttctaaagtttaacatttactatttaaaatcaatcaGTTTCAAGTAATATGCAATAATTTGGAAAAAAGAGCTCAAATGCCCTTTTTTCCTAATATGAGAAAACCTCTGTGTGGAATACTAGAAGTGTTCCTGCTTTGTAAAAGATGAGAAGCATGGTTTTATGTTTGCCGTCAAACTATTTTACAGCATCTTGAGTGTCATTATTTTAGAAGAAAGTTCTAGTACAAAGTACCTCACAATAAACTACTCTTCACGTGTCTAAGTCAGAGGAAACTGTTTTTAGGTTATAATATATTAgaaatcaaatgtaaatgatatGTTGATAAAAAGTCATGGTCTTCATTTTCTCCAAACACTTGAAGGGAGTTGTTCAGTGCTTAGTGCAGACATATCTGGACTATTGTCCTGAAGTTTGCTCCAGggccaaagataaaaaaaaacagaaaaagatgtttaaaagaATCACAGCAAGAAATCAGCAGTGTGCTGTTTTGTTATAGTACTAATATATGAACGTCTATGTATGTGTAAGAATGTTGATTACATTTGCTATTAATTCATTTGTTGTAGATCCATTTTTCTATGAGCTCCAGGATAAAGTTACAATTGTCAAAACTAATAGAtccaaataataaatgaagaaataaccttgaattttgtttctcttcagctGTGACCTCAGTTCTGtgctgcacaacaaaccaaggtGAGTGAACttcaaatattgattttttaaatcatatttttacatttagattaGTTTCTTAGTCCTGGTTCATGTAATACACATGATACGAAGACCTTTGTGAAGGTGATGGGGgaagaaaaaactgaaggggTGTTTGTCCACAAAATCCAGGAACAGATTTacacaaaaaaggttttcagtAAATTGTTAAAGAACGCGAACATGCACATGTATATCTCATTCTGAACTTCTGCCCTGTTATGCTGTTTTCAAAAGTATATATGAATAAACAatcataatttacatttagtcatttagcagttGCTTTTATAAAGCGACTTACACGTAATCTTGCAGCACCACTGATTTTTTTCCTGAATCCACACTTCATCAAATTATGAGTATTATCCTTATAAAGGTTTCTCAGTTACAACACACTCTGTCCAATTAATGTTCTCTGACCCAGACAGATAAATCAGTGTTTGAACTGACCAGGGTATATGTTGAAATTGCTACAGAGTGTTTTTTTTGCTCGACCTGTTTATCGgttattaaagtaaatgtaatgtatgtgtCTTGGAGAGAGTTACTTTATAATTAAAGTCCTAAACCGAATTTCTCACAGCTcgtctgactgtgagtcccagCAGACCTCAGCTGTTTAGAGGAGactctgtgtctctgagctgtgaggaggacgacagctctgctggatggatagtgaggaggaacacaaccaAAAGACAGAGGACTCAGTGTGGAGATGGTTGGGGAGAAGCTGCTGTTTCCTCCTGTACCATCAGATTGACAGTCCCattggacagtggagtttactggtgtgagtccagagagggatcaaccagtaacagcatcaccatcactgtcactggtaagatcagactgtggagttagtgttgatgaagctgtgtggaaatggatgaaatgctgtagtttgtctctgtgttgaggtggagcagtgatcctgcagagtcctgtcctccctgtgatggagggacatgatgtctctctgcactgtcaaacaaagaggcctccctccaagctcccagctgatttctataaagatggctccctcatcaggactgagcctacaggtcacatgaccatccaccatgttaccaagtctgatgaaggcctctacaagtgtcacatcagcagtcatggagagtctccacccagctggatctacgtcacaggtcaggagcttcactttgatttcaacacttatttcatccacatgttcacctgaacaggtgattttctctacagaaaaacctacaaccaCTACCCAactcacctccacctcctttacttcatctccacctccacacctcACAGGTTAGTAGGGTAAAGCCAGGAggaatttgatgttttttgtttcattttagacAAACCCACTACTGAAACTACAACTACTACATCTTCCTCGATGTTGTTGTCTGTTACATCTGTCTGTGTTCTGGTTTTACTGATGTGGTTGGTTCCACTGGTGATACGCTGCATTAAGAGGAAACATAAAGGTAAGATGTTTACCTCTGAATTCTAAATTCACTCATTTGTTTGCAGGCagatgctttggataaaaggttCGGTCAGTACAAAAATCCCACATCTGGGGCAACGTGAAGGTTCACTGTCTCATCCAagaacatttcaacatgtggccaGTAGTTGATGAAACCACCAACCCTTCCTCAACACTTGGCATATTCACAGATGTTTTGTTAAGTTTAATATATTCTGTGTTTACCTACTTGCAGCAGTATTTGATGCTAATATTCCATAAGTtattgaaaacagaactcttctacGACTTCCTATGcatttaaactgtgtttagGCCTCTACAGGCAGAAACATGGTTGTGCCATTGGTTCCCCAGTGTCACCTATAGTTGCCAAATTGTACATGGAGAAGAAATAATACAGACTCTACTGTGAGTAGGTTAATGTACAAGTCAGTTGGACACCCTTTGTATCCTAAAACAGCCCCAAAGGATTTGACAAAAGGCCAGAATATTACACTTTAGAAAAAACTGATGCCATGTGATAAGGACGGGGTGGAACAGGGTACATGGGgtgtacagcaaaaactaataaattagtCTTcttgttccaatacttttgaagTGTATATCTTATGTTCtagattaatttattaaacaaactGTACTCTCCTTTAAGATTGTTACATTGTAAATTCCATTGCTTTTGGTTTATTGCAGCTAGTGAAGTAACAGATGCAGAAGATGACAtcacacatcacatcacatacAGTGATGTTAATAAGAAACATCAGCACCCAATCAGACGAAGCAGAggtaatgtgtttgtttcttgtgctcagtgtgtctttgtgtgtttgggctCCTTGGAACCATTTTCAGCTCTAAACCATCGTGGTCACAACATTTTGAACTGGTCCTCATCTAACACTGTAGGACTGAACATCTGAACACACTGTGTTTTCAAAAAGCTGAATTCTGGTGTTACAGGactaaaaatgttacataatgAGTGATGGAACATAACTCAGCTTCCAGAAATTGCAGTTAAGGTTAGACCCTCAAAAGGACAGGA harbors:
- the LOC137138048 gene encoding Fc receptor-like protein 5, yielding MGRSSGLDTEGGGIESQHIRYGPAQPPRATLVLVLSPDKNGMVVAGRVFFKVFHAKIQNSGLVACVGAAGGSPPVPARLTVSPSRPQLFRGDSVSLSCEEDDSSAGWIVRRNTTKRQRTQCGDGWGEAAVSSCTIRLTVPLDSGVYWCESREGSTSNSITITVTGGAVILQSPVLPVMEGHDVSLHCQTKRPPSKLPADFYKDGSLIRTEPTGHMTIHHVTKSDEGLYKCHISSHGESPPSWIYVTGQELHFDFNTYFIHMFT